A part of Agromyces protaetiae genomic DNA contains:
- a CDS encoding helix-turn-helix domain-containing protein: protein MPSPQSAAARILGERVKDARTAKGLSQEDAAALAEMHVTNFGKIERGQANPSLTTIVRIAGVLEIDPGTLVRGIKLGDLPPRSHQLTATDLIKARKAQAG from the coding sequence ATGCCTTCACCTCAGTCCGCCGCGGCCAGGATTCTCGGCGAGCGTGTGAAGGACGCACGCACCGCGAAAGGTCTCAGTCAGGAGGACGCGGCCGCGCTTGCCGAGATGCACGTCACGAACTTCGGCAAGATCGAGCGCGGGCAGGCGAATCCGAGTCTCACGACGATCGTGCGGATCGCAGGTGTGCTCGAGATTGATCCGGGCACGCTCGTGCGCGGCATCAAGCTCGGCGACCTGCCGCCGCGCTCGCATCAGCTCACCGCCACCGATCTCATCAAGGCGCGCAAGGCACAGGCCGGCTGA
- a CDS encoding ABC transporter permease yields MIGEATATTRADAHPLLRTPWLRYRHSLWLLTTRDLKVRYSTSALGYVWSILDPLVMAGIYWFVFTQVFDRGAGQKPYIVFLLIALLPWMWFNGAVGDSTRAFLKDAKLVRSTKIPRTIWVNRIVLSKGIEFVLALPVLALFAIVFGASVSWELALFPLAIVIQAVLTAGISLIVAPLVVFFRDLERAVKLVLRFVFYASPIIYGTSDLPESLQFWAAFNPLSGIFGLYRAGFFPDELNWFDVGVSAAMSVAFLVIGVLVFRRCERAVLKEI; encoded by the coding sequence GTGATAGGCGAAGCGACTGCGACGACGCGTGCGGATGCGCATCCGCTGCTGCGCACGCCGTGGCTCCGCTACCGTCACTCGCTGTGGCTGCTCACGACGCGCGACCTCAAGGTGCGCTACTCGACGTCGGCGCTCGGGTACGTGTGGTCGATCCTCGACCCGCTCGTCATGGCGGGCATCTACTGGTTCGTGTTCACGCAGGTGTTCGATCGCGGTGCCGGGCAGAAGCCCTACATCGTGTTCCTGCTGATCGCGCTGCTGCCGTGGATGTGGTTCAACGGGGCGGTCGGCGATTCGACGCGTGCGTTCTTGAAAGACGCGAAGCTCGTGCGCTCGACGAAGATCCCGCGCACGATCTGGGTCAACCGCATCGTGCTGTCGAAGGGCATCGAGTTCGTGCTCGCGCTGCCCGTGCTCGCGCTCTTCGCGATCGTGTTCGGGGCATCCGTCTCGTGGGAACTCGCACTCTTCCCGCTCGCCATCGTCATCCAGGCCGTACTGACGGCGGGCATCTCGCTCATCGTCGCGCCCCTCGTCGTGTTCTTCCGCGACCTCGAACGCGCCGTGAAGCTCGTGCTGCGATTCGTCTTCTATGCGTCACCCATCATCTACGGCACGTCCGACCTGCCCGAGAGCCTGCAGTTCTGGGCGGCGTTCAACCCCCTCTCGGGCATCTTCGGGCTGTATCGCGCGGGCTTCTTCCCCGACGAGCTCAACTGGTTCGACGTCGGCGTCTCTGCGGCGATGTCGGTCGCCTTCCTCGTGATCGGCGTGCTCGTGTTCCGCCGCTGCGAGCGTGCCGTGCTGAAGGAGATCTGA
- a CDS encoding type II toxin-antitoxin system Y4mF family antitoxin, which produces MDASAIGAAVRARRRSLDLTQEELADLAGVSPRFLGALERGRPGARLDHVVAVLHALGLELEVR; this is translated from the coding sequence ATGGATGCCTCGGCGATCGGCGCCGCCGTCCGCGCCCGGCGGCGCTCGCTCGACCTGACGCAAGAAGAGCTCGCCGATCTCGCGGGCGTCTCCCCGAGATTCCTCGGCGCGCTCGAACGCGGCCGACCCGGCGCACGGCTCGACCACGTCGTCGCCGTGCTTCATGCACTCGGCCTCGAGCTGGAGGTGCGCTGA
- a CDS encoding ABC transporter ATP-binding protein — translation MTEAAQVEPTPVAVAPLEETPVEDTRPRVAPAAAVTAAAAVESAPVVPEAPEPVVESEPVVEAIDHDPEETTPASRIAEILAATAVVEEPEPVIESSVVPEASVAPEPAAAPESSAVLPVVVDEVTVVEAPVVVAEPAAAVRKKRTLRVARPAPPASAIPVLEVEGLVKRFGQNTAVDHISLEVRTGSFFGVVGPNGAGKTTTLSIITGLLRPDEGRVRIHGIDAWADPLTAKRITGVLPDRLRLFDRLTGAQLLDYSGTLRGLDPRTVRARAADLVNAFGLEDAIDRLVADYSAGMTKKIALACAMIHSPRLLVLDEPFESVDPVSAANLTDILERYVAGGGTVVLSSHSMDLIERVCDSAAIVIAGRVLAQGALDEVRAGQTLEDRFVELAGGRKAAEGMEWLHSFSD, via the coding sequence GTGACCGAAGCCGCCCAGGTGGAGCCGACGCCCGTGGCGGTCGCGCCGCTCGAGGAGACTCCGGTCGAGGACACCCGCCCGAGGGTTGCGCCGGCAGCAGCGGTCACCGCCGCAGCGGCGGTCGAGTCGGCGCCGGTCGTGCCGGAAGCGCCCGAGCCGGTCGTGGAGTCCGAGCCGGTCGTCGAGGCGATCGACCACGATCCTGAGGAGACGACGCCCGCCTCGCGTATCGCCGAGATCCTTGCAGCGACGGCGGTCGTCGAGGAGCCCGAGCCCGTCATCGAGTCATCGGTCGTGCCCGAGGCATCCGTCGCGCCCGAACCGGCGGCGGCCCCCGAGTCATCCGCCGTCCTCCCGGTCGTCGTCGACGAGGTGACCGTCGTCGAGGCGCCGGTCGTCGTCGCCGAGCCTGCCGCCGCAGTGCGGAAGAAGCGCACCCTCCGTGTCGCCCGTCCGGCGCCGCCCGCGAGCGCGATCCCAGTGCTCGAGGTCGAAGGGCTCGTCAAGCGGTTCGGGCAGAACACCGCCGTCGACCACATTTCGCTCGAAGTGCGCACCGGTTCGTTCTTCGGCGTCGTCGGACCGAACGGCGCAGGCAAGACGACGACGCTCTCGATCATCACGGGCCTCCTGCGCCCCGACGAGGGGCGCGTCCGCATCCACGGCATCGACGCCTGGGCCGACCCGCTCACCGCCAAGCGCATCACGGGCGTGCTGCCCGACCGGCTGCGCCTCTTCGACCGGCTCACAGGCGCCCAGCTCCTCGACTACTCGGGCACGCTCCGCGGCCTCGACCCGCGCACCGTGCGGGCGCGGGCGGCGGACCTCGTGAATGCGTTCGGCCTCGAAGACGCGATCGACCGCCTCGTCGCCGACTACTCGGCGGGCATGACGAAGAAGATCGCGCTCGCGTGCGCGATGATCCACTCGCCGCGCCTGCTCGTGCTCGACGAGCCGTTCGAATCGGTCGACCCCGTGTCGGCGGCGAACCTCACCGACATCCTCGAACGCTACGTCGCCGGCGGCGGCACCGTCGTGCTCTCGAGCCACAGCATGGACCTCATCGAGCGCGTGTGCGACTCGGCCGCGATCGTCATCGCCGGCCGGGTGCTCGCGCAGGGCGCGCTCGATGAGGTGCGCGCCGGCCAGACCCTCGAAGACCGCTTCGTCGAACTCGCGGGCGGGCGCAAGGCAGCGGAGGGGATGGAATGGTTGCACAGTTTCTCCGACTGA
- a CDS encoding type II toxin-antitoxin system Phd/YefM family antitoxin, translating to MSTISHREMRNNSAEVLRRVESGETITVTNRGRAVAQLIPMPDSVLDELEARGQLRRATKPLSSLRGLHPVQLDESTEEILADLRGDR from the coding sequence ATGAGCACGATCAGTCACCGCGAGATGCGCAACAACAGTGCTGAGGTGCTGCGCCGTGTCGAATCCGGTGAGACGATCACGGTGACGAATCGTGGCCGAGCTGTCGCGCAGTTGATCCCGATGCCCGACTCGGTGCTCGACGAGCTTGAGGCGAGAGGGCAGTTGCGGCGGGCGACCAAACCACTAAGCTCTCTTCGCGGGCTACACCCGGTCCAGCTTGATGAGTCGACCGAGGAGATCCTCGCGGACCTCCGAGGCGACCGGTGA
- a CDS encoding DUF3039 domain-containing protein has translation MSESPRASIADPNQPGGGTSVLDRELEELLKEEQHFEPGDHERFSHYVKKEKILESALTGKPVKALCGKKWTPGRDPEKFPVCPTCKEIYDRMKAE, from the coding sequence ATGTCCGAATCCCCGCGCGCGAGCATCGCCGACCCGAATCAGCCCGGTGGCGGCACGAGCGTGCTCGACCGCGAACTCGAAGAGCTCCTCAAGGAAGAGCAGCATTTCGAGCCCGGCGACCACGAGCGCTTCTCCCACTACGTGAAGAAAGAGAAGATCCTCGAGTCGGCGCTCACCGGCAAGCCCGTCAAGGCGCTGTGCGGCAAGAAGTGGACGCCCGGTCGCGACCCCGAGAAGTTCCCGGTCTGCCCGACCTGCAAAGAGATCTACGACCGCATGAAGGCCGAGTAG
- a CDS encoding NTP transferase domain-containing protein, translating to MTTQIVILAAGMGSRLGRSLPKPLTELSDGRTIMRQQFDNVEHAFGKNPNVTIVVGYKLEHIIEAFPQASFVYNEEYDQTNTSKSLMRALQASQPGGVLWMNGDVVFDPAILDRALPFIERDQSFVTVNTAKVSDEEVKYTTSAEGYIKELSKTVRGGLGEAVGINYISSRDKAIFLAHLRAVGDQDYFERGLELAIEKNSLLVEPMDVSDLYAVEIDFAEDLERANHFV from the coding sequence GTGACCACCCAGATCGTGATCCTCGCAGCCGGCATGGGGAGCCGGCTCGGGCGTTCGCTCCCCAAACCCCTCACCGAGCTGAGCGACGGCCGCACCATCATGCGCCAGCAGTTCGACAACGTCGAGCACGCGTTCGGCAAGAACCCCAACGTGACCATCGTCGTCGGCTACAAGCTCGAGCACATCATCGAGGCGTTCCCGCAGGCGTCCTTCGTCTACAACGAGGAGTACGACCAGACGAACACGTCGAAGTCGCTCATGCGCGCGCTCCAGGCATCGCAGCCCGGCGGCGTGCTGTGGATGAACGGCGACGTCGTCTTCGACCCGGCCATCCTCGACAGGGCGCTCCCGTTCATCGAGCGCGACCAGTCGTTCGTGACCGTCAACACGGCGAAGGTCTCCGACGAAGAGGTCAAATACACGACGAGCGCCGAGGGCTACATCAAGGAGCTCTCGAAGACGGTGCGCGGCGGACTCGGCGAGGCCGTCGGCATCAACTACATCTCGAGCCGCGACAAGGCGATCTTCCTCGCGCACCTGCGCGCGGTCGGCGACCAGGACTACTTCGAGCGCGGCCTCGAGCTCGCGATCGAGAAGAACAGCCTTCTGGTCGAGCCGATGGACGTCTCCGACCTCTACGCGGTCGAGATCGACTTCGCCGAAGACCTCGAGCGGGCGAACCACTTCGTCTGA
- a CDS encoding type II toxin-antitoxin system VapC family toxin translates to MRLIYLDTSAAMKLLVSEVETAALLETITTATDGTIVASWLLHSELHCASGRRGGRILPAAIEEVLDTVQLVDLTRGDLIAASAYAPLRTNDAIHLAVAIRLGAGEIITYDRELAAAAAGFGIKVVAPGTDGAGASDS, encoded by the coding sequence GTGAGGCTGATCTATCTCGACACCTCGGCGGCGATGAAGCTTCTTGTGAGCGAAGTCGAGACAGCTGCGCTGCTTGAGACAATCACCACGGCAACCGACGGCACGATCGTCGCCTCCTGGCTCCTGCATTCCGAACTCCACTGCGCAAGCGGCCGACGAGGCGGGCGCATTCTGCCAGCGGCCATCGAAGAGGTTCTCGACACGGTACAACTGGTCGATCTCACCCGCGGTGACCTGATCGCGGCGAGTGCGTATGCACCTTTGCGCACGAACGATGCCATTCACCTCGCGGTGGCGATTCGGCTCGGCGCGGGCGAGATCATCACCTACGACCGGGAGTTGGCAGCGGCGGCCGCTGGCTTCGGAATCAAGGTCGTCGCGCCGGGCACCGACGGGGCGGGTGCCTCGGACTCCTGA
- a CDS encoding nicotinate phosphoribosyltransferase, with product MTGSAALFTDRYELTMVDAALRDGTAHRESLFETFARRLPDGRRYGIVAGTGRLLELIGRFRFDDAELEWLRANEVVRDETLDWLADYRFTGDVWGYREGEAYFPGSPLLTIQASFAEGVVLETLVLSALNFDTSVASAAARMVSVALGRPIAEMGSRRTNERSAVAAARAAYISGFDATSNLEAGRAWGIPTMGTAAHAFTLLHDSEEDAFRAQVAAFGPKTTLLVDTYDIPTGVETAVRVAGTELGAVRIDSGDLPTVVAAVREQLDSLGAVNTKITVTSDLDEFTIAALSGSPVDSYGVGTSVVTGSGHPAAGFVYKLVARRDDAGEWVSVAKASTSKASVGGRKNAARRLDKTRTAREELVYIGDGPAGDDEFEAGDQLRPLLVPLIVKGEADASYLGAEGTRAAREHRANVMQELPIEAFRLGRGEPAIPTTYR from the coding sequence GTGACCGGCTCAGCTGCCCTTTTCACCGACCGCTACGAACTCACGATGGTCGACGCCGCGCTCCGCGACGGCACCGCCCACCGCGAGTCGCTCTTCGAGACGTTCGCGAGGCGTCTGCCCGACGGCCGCCGGTACGGCATCGTCGCGGGCACCGGGCGTCTCCTCGAACTCATCGGGCGGTTCCGCTTCGACGACGCCGAGCTCGAGTGGCTGCGCGCCAACGAGGTCGTGCGCGACGAGACCCTCGACTGGCTCGCCGACTACCGGTTCACGGGCGACGTGTGGGGCTACCGCGAGGGCGAGGCGTACTTCCCCGGCTCGCCGCTCCTCACGATCCAGGCGAGCTTCGCCGAAGGGGTCGTGCTCGAGACGCTCGTGCTCTCGGCGCTCAACTTCGACACCTCTGTCGCGAGCGCCGCCGCGCGCATGGTGTCGGTGGCCCTCGGCCGACCGATCGCCGAGATGGGATCTCGCCGCACGAACGAGCGCTCGGCGGTGGCCGCGGCGCGCGCGGCCTACATCTCGGGCTTCGACGCGACCTCGAACCTCGAGGCGGGACGCGCCTGGGGCATCCCCACCATGGGCACGGCCGCGCACGCGTTCACCCTGCTGCACGACTCCGAGGAAGACGCGTTCCGCGCGCAGGTCGCCGCCTTCGGCCCCAAGACGACGCTCCTCGTCGACACGTACGACATCCCGACAGGCGTCGAGACGGCCGTGCGGGTCGCGGGCACAGAGCTCGGCGCCGTCCGCATCGATTCGGGTGACCTGCCGACCGTCGTCGCGGCCGTCCGCGAGCAGCTCGACTCGCTCGGCGCCGTCAACACGAAGATCACCGTCACGAGCGACCTCGACGAATTCACGATCGCCGCCCTCTCGGGCTCTCCCGTCGATTCGTACGGCGTGGGCACCTCGGTCGTGACCGGCTCGGGGCATCCGGCTGCGGGGTTCGTCTACAAGCTCGTCGCGCGCCGCGACGACGCGGGCGAATGGGTGTCGGTCGCGAAGGCGTCGACGTCGAAGGCCTCCGTCGGTGGCCGGAAGAACGCCGCCCGACGCCTCGACAAGACCCGCACGGCGCGCGAAGAGCTCGTCTACATCGGTGACGGCCCCGCGGGCGACGACGAGTTCGAGGCCGGCGATCAGTTGCGGCCGCTGCTCGTGCCGCTCATCGTCAAGGGCGAAGCGGATGCGTCGTACCTGGGCGCCGAGGGCACGCGCGCGGCCCGCGAGCACCGCGCGAACGTCATGCAGGAGCTGCCGATCGAGGCGTTCCGTCTCGGCCGCGGCGAACCGGCCATCCCGACGACGTACCGCTGA
- a CDS encoding ECF transporter S component — protein sequence MAPRISTRVLLSSAAIGVGGGLIAGASGYLAAAFAVFGPLFYGLTVGSHFLPSVVSLALLKRPGTGILAGVIAGLVGAAFGPQWFWRYVGTGLLVGVLLEIPFLITRYKRWDAWLWYASGAFAGAILGIGVFFALGAEHYAWWAWVVALACWVASPVFFIWIGRLIARALERSGVARQSARENAG from the coding sequence GTGGCCCCTCGCATCAGCACCCGAGTCCTCCTGAGCAGCGCCGCGATCGGCGTCGGCGGCGGCCTCATCGCGGGCGCGTCGGGGTATCTCGCGGCGGCGTTCGCCGTGTTCGGCCCGTTGTTCTACGGGCTGACGGTCGGCTCGCACTTCCTCCCGAGCGTCGTCTCGCTCGCGCTCCTCAAGCGCCCGGGCACAGGCATCCTCGCGGGCGTCATCGCAGGCCTCGTCGGCGCCGCCTTCGGCCCGCAGTGGTTCTGGCGGTACGTCGGCACGGGCCTGCTCGTCGGCGTCCTCCTCGAGATCCCGTTCCTCATCACGCGCTACAAGCGGTGGGACGCCTGGCTCTGGTACGCGTCAGGCGCGTTCGCGGGCGCGATCCTCGGCATCGGCGTCTTCTTCGCGCTCGGCGCCGAGCACTACGCCTGGTGGGCGTGGGTCGTCGCCCTCGCGTGCTGGGTCGCGAGCCCTGTGTTCTTCATCTGGATCGGTCGGCTCATCGCGCGAGCGCTCGAACGGTCGGGCGTCGCGCGGCAATCGGCGCGCGAGAACGCCGGCTAG
- a CDS encoding class I SAM-dependent DNA methyltransferase — protein MGDLFEELIRKFAEASNETAGEHFTPRDAIRLLVDLLFAEDTEALTVPGVVRSVYDPTAGTGGMLSVAEERMHELNPDARLTLYGQEINDQSYAICKSDMIAKGQDAGNIRLGDTLADDLLAGQTFDYCLSNPPYGVDWKASQEAIKRHIQDAGDRSRFPGGLPPISDGQMLFLQHLATKMRPVHEGGGRAGIVLNGSPLFTGGAESGPSNIRRWLLEHDLVDAIVALPTNMFYNTGIATYVWVLDNTKRADRIGTVQLIDGSGFFTKMRRNLGQKSRELSVEDRRKIVELYDEHAESEHSKILPTDAFGYWTITVERPLRDETGEVVRDRKGNQKPDAKLRDTENVPFTYGGNLAGAEGRDATVHAYFEAEVRPHVPDAWVDPAKTKVGYEIPFTRHFYTYVPPRPLEEIDRDLNELIAEIMELLREVER, from the coding sequence ATGGGAGACCTCTTCGAGGAGCTCATCCGGAAGTTCGCCGAAGCCTCCAACGAGACGGCGGGTGAGCACTTCACCCCGCGCGACGCGATCCGACTGCTCGTCGACCTACTCTTCGCCGAAGACACCGAGGCGCTGACGGTCCCCGGCGTAGTTCGATCCGTCTATGACCCGACAGCAGGCACTGGCGGCATGCTCTCGGTCGCCGAAGAGCGGATGCATGAACTCAATCCCGACGCGCGACTGACCCTCTACGGCCAGGAGATCAACGATCAGTCGTACGCCATCTGCAAGTCCGACATGATCGCGAAGGGGCAGGACGCCGGCAATATTCGCCTGGGCGACACCCTCGCCGACGATTTGCTCGCCGGCCAGACCTTCGACTACTGCCTCTCGAATCCGCCGTACGGCGTCGACTGGAAGGCTTCGCAGGAGGCGATCAAACGGCACATCCAGGATGCCGGCGATCGCAGCCGATTCCCGGGCGGGCTTCCACCGATCAGCGACGGGCAGATGCTCTTTCTCCAACATCTGGCAACCAAGATGCGACCGGTACACGAAGGCGGCGGACGTGCCGGAATTGTCCTCAACGGCTCGCCATTGTTCACCGGTGGCGCGGAATCCGGCCCGAGCAACATTCGCCGCTGGCTACTCGAGCACGACCTCGTCGACGCGATCGTCGCGCTGCCGACCAACATGTTCTACAACACCGGCATCGCGACCTACGTCTGGGTCCTTGACAACACCAAACGCGCCGATCGCATCGGCACCGTGCAGCTCATCGACGGCTCGGGATTCTTCACGAAGATGCGGAGGAACCTCGGTCAGAAGAGCCGCGAACTGTCGGTCGAAGATCGGAGGAAGATCGTCGAACTCTACGACGAGCACGCCGAGTCCGAGCACTCGAAGATCTTGCCGACCGACGCCTTCGGGTACTGGACGATCACCGTGGAGCGACCGCTCCGAGACGAGACCGGCGAAGTCGTTCGCGACCGCAAGGGGAACCAGAAGCCCGACGCGAAGCTTCGCGACACCGAGAACGTGCCGTTCACGTATGGGGGCAATCTCGCTGGGGCCGAAGGTCGGGATGCCACGGTGCACGCGTACTTCGAGGCCGAAGTTCGACCGCACGTTCCCGATGCCTGGGTGGACCCGGCGAAGACCAAGGTCGGCTACGAGATCCCCTTCACTCGTCACTTCTACACCTATGTGCCTCCGCGGCCACTTGAGGAGATCGACCGGGATCTCAACGAGCTTATCGCCGAGATCATGGAGTTGCTCCGTGAGGTGGAGCGATGA
- a CDS encoding type II toxin-antitoxin system HipA family toxin, with protein MVDAADVYKSGVLAGSLTRTPAGIAFDYADSYPADAPQVATTLPRTDAPLVTPAGAVPPFFAGLLPEGRRLTALRRAVKTSADDELSLLVAVGADTIGDVQVVAHGEQPPAESSGISIDARAGFRFDDLLAEAGVSERPALAGVQDKASAAMLSLPVRRRGERFILKLDPPDYPNLVDDEAFFLSLAHETHLPAVRASVLTDASDRHGLLVTRFDRVADTSLAVDAVRSIAVEDAAQVAGVWPADKYNLSFEQAASALIGVTKAPAVAGLRLLEQLAFAWLTGNGDQHAKNLSVFEAVPGEFRVAPAYDLPATLFYGDETLALTVGGRDTLTAARFVEAANEIGVPPRAATRALSSALNTLAALPDRIEAGALPFDRRVNVKAARTLRRRHRELGEGLARLREA; from the coding sequence TTGGTCGACGCCGCCGATGTCTACAAGTCCGGCGTTCTCGCCGGCTCACTCACGCGCACGCCGGCGGGGATCGCCTTCGACTACGCGGACTCGTACCCGGCTGACGCGCCTCAGGTCGCGACGACGCTCCCCCGAACGGATGCCCCGCTCGTCACGCCCGCGGGCGCGGTGCCGCCCTTCTTCGCGGGACTCCTCCCCGAGGGCCGTCGGCTCACCGCACTCCGCCGCGCGGTGAAGACCTCGGCCGACGACGAGCTGAGCCTCCTCGTCGCGGTCGGCGCCGACACCATCGGCGACGTGCAGGTCGTCGCACACGGCGAACAACCGCCCGCCGAGTCATCCGGAATCTCGATCGACGCACGCGCAGGATTCCGGTTCGACGACCTGCTCGCCGAAGCCGGTGTGAGCGAACGGCCCGCACTCGCCGGCGTGCAAGACAAGGCGTCGGCCGCGATGCTGTCGCTGCCCGTGCGAAGAAGAGGCGAACGATTCATCCTGAAACTCGATCCGCCCGACTACCCGAACCTCGTCGACGACGAAGCGTTCTTTCTGTCGCTCGCGCATGAGACTCACCTTCCGGCGGTGCGAGCGTCGGTGCTCACGGACGCCTCGGACCGGCACGGTCTGCTGGTGACGCGATTCGATCGCGTCGCCGACACCTCGCTCGCCGTCGACGCCGTTCGTTCGATCGCCGTCGAGGATGCCGCGCAAGTGGCGGGTGTGTGGCCGGCCGACAAGTACAACCTGAGCTTCGAGCAGGCCGCGAGCGCGCTCATCGGCGTGACGAAGGCCCCCGCAGTCGCAGGACTTCGACTGCTCGAGCAGCTCGCATTTGCATGGCTCACGGGCAACGGCGATCAGCACGCGAAGAACCTGTCGGTGTTCGAGGCGGTGCCGGGCGAGTTCCGCGTCGCTCCCGCATACGATCTGCCCGCGACGCTCTTCTACGGCGACGAGACGCTCGCGCTCACCGTCGGTGGCCGCGACACCCTCACGGCCGCCCGATTCGTCGAGGCTGCGAACGAGATCGGTGTGCCGCCGCGCGCCGCGACGCGCGCCCTCTCATCTGCTCTGAACACGCTCGCGGCGCTTCCCGACCGCATCGAGGCGGGCGCACTCCCGTTCGACCGACGGGTGAACGTGAAGGCGGCACGAACGCTTCGTCGACGGCATCGCGAACTGGGTGAGGGGCTCGCCCGACTCCGCGAGGCTTGA
- a CDS encoding ABC transporter ATP-binding protein produces MVDVSRTAPAAATTDVAIRTEGLGVRFRRNRRGRRSFKDLFSGQSRRTRPGEFWALRDVSIEVRQGESIGVVGRNGQGKSTLLKLVAGVMLPDEGSVTVNGGVAPLIEITGGFVDDLTVRDNVYLTAGLHGMTHAQVDGKFDEIIGFADIGDFLDTPYKHLSSGMKVRIAFAVISQLEEPVILVDEVLAVGDKAFREKCYARIEELLAGGRTLFFVSHNERDLRRFCTRGLYLDGGTLVLDAPIDEVLDRYNADYGTA; encoded by the coding sequence ATGGTGGATGTCTCGCGCACGGCGCCTGCCGCCGCCACGACCGACGTCGCGATCCGCACCGAAGGACTCGGTGTGCGATTCCGCCGCAACCGTCGCGGCCGTCGCTCGTTCAAAGATCTGTTCAGCGGCCAGTCGCGCCGCACGCGGCCGGGCGAGTTCTGGGCGCTGCGCGACGTGTCGATCGAGGTGCGCCAGGGCGAGTCGATCGGCGTCGTCGGCCGCAACGGCCAGGGCAAGTCGACGCTCCTGAAGCTCGTCGCGGGCGTCATGCTTCCCGACGAGGGCAGCGTCACCGTCAACGGCGGCGTCGCCCCGCTCATCGAGATCACGGGCGGCTTCGTCGACGACCTCACGGTGCGCGACAACGTCTACCTGACCGCGGGCCTGCACGGCATGACGCACGCGCAGGTCGACGGCAAGTTCGACGAGATCATCGGGTTCGCCGACATCGGTGACTTCCTCGACACGCCCTACAAGCACCTGTCGAGCGGCATGAAAGTGCGCATCGCGTTCGCCGTCATCTCGCAGCTCGAAGAACCGGTCATCCTCGTCGACGAGGTGCTCGCGGTCGGCGACAAGGCGTTCCGCGAGAAGTGCTACGCCCGCATCGAGGAGCTCCTCGCGGGCGGCCGCACGCTCTTCTTCGTGTCGCACAACGAGCGCGACCTGCGCAGGTTCTGCACGCGCGGCCTCTACCTCGACGGCGGCACGCTCGTGCTCGACGCCCCCATCGACGAGGTGCTCGACCGGTACAACGCCGACTACGGGACCGCGTAG